One Vibrio quintilis DNA segment encodes these proteins:
- a CDS encoding TetR/AcrR family transcriptional regulator, translated as MPKRSKEETEITIQTILDVVVDQILNLGYDKMSYTTLSEQTGISRTGISHHFPRKIDFVAALDSKIYQLLISYLDLDSGVQSFRESWIKALKQPQFIAVLRLIFHHIISTEGSVEFSRKGLDCVYSQIKDRLGTDAEKELEWLIGKSLIVMGQ; from the coding sequence ATGCCAAAGCGTAGCAAAGAAGAGACAGAAATTACTATCCAAACTATTTTGGATGTAGTTGTAGATCAGATTTTAAATTTGGGATACGACAAAATGTCATATACAACGTTAAGTGAGCAAACAGGTATATCACGGACAGGCATTAGCCATCATTTCCCGCGTAAGATTGATTTTGTTGCTGCATTAGACAGCAAAATATATCAGCTTTTAATTTCTTATCTGGATTTGGATAGTGGTGTTCAGTCATTTCGTGAAAGCTGGATAAAAGCTTTAAAACAACCGCAATTTATTGCTGTGTTACGGCTTATTTTTCATCACATTATCTCCACCGAAGGATCGGTTGAATTTTCCCGCAAAGGTTTGGATTGTGTTTATTCTCAAATTAAAGACAGACTGGGGACAGACGCAGAAAAAGAACTGGAGTGGCTGATTGGTAAATCGTTGATCGTGATGGGACAATGA
- a CDS encoding putative bifunctional diguanylate cyclase/phosphodiesterase: MLNINVGGLVIPEALLDNWHTIVNLTTDLLKLSSAAVYVCRNDNKAEELCGYVSEDVFPQVSSESVIPFVQTVMKSHQPLWFPDPDNGKTARLMSEPVPTVSTAGAFPLFWPTRQLFGVFVIAHGHDRVLTGKEHLLLENYRQTIEFHLAGIYQQAEIRHLNHRLEQFQDLDYKNLTDFLCQEIDRRKVVEQQLRYHKHYDSGTGFLNRFSLDMKLRNLLSVNQDEFALIYIGFQNAYVLQSQFGYQAWDDVLRQYRKRLASLDSRFRIMTARPNSTDLILIVESEQLISDLEKICHILSEQSQTEMMVQQDSFPLRSYVGVATAAEGQTAVALIEEAFSAMLSCKDSGDSWAYSSELLAKSPLRIHQLENFLYNAVKNENMRLYFQPKVCPDTYQWQGAEALLRWQHPVLGDISNETLIHLAEKNGLIFEIGAFVLRAAISKASQWRHYAPVFKMAVNISARQLCDVRLVEQVKQFLDEFHLPASYLEIEVTESALITDETMALEVLERLHALGITLSLDDFGTGYASFSYLKKYPFDCIKIDKSFIHSIEHNDKDREIVRSIIQIAGKLDLQVIAEGIETQAQEQFAIREGCSSCQGFLYGRPMPSHEFEKKLIQQELAGCHSSE, translated from the coding sequence ATGCTGAATATTAACGTCGGTGGGTTGGTTATCCCGGAAGCCCTTCTGGATAACTGGCACACCATTGTGAATTTAACAACAGATCTCCTGAAATTAAGTTCTGCGGCAGTTTATGTTTGCAGGAATGATAATAAGGCAGAAGAATTGTGTGGATATGTGAGTGAAGATGTATTCCCTCAGGTTTCTTCTGAATCTGTAATTCCTTTTGTACAGACAGTGATGAAATCGCATCAGCCACTGTGGTTTCCGGATCCGGATAACGGGAAGACTGCTCGTTTGATGAGTGAACCGGTGCCAACAGTCTCTACAGCTGGTGCGTTTCCCTTGTTTTGGCCGACCAGGCAGCTATTCGGTGTATTCGTCATTGCCCACGGGCATGACCGGGTGTTGACCGGTAAAGAGCATTTGCTGTTGGAAAATTACCGCCAGACTATCGAATTTCATCTTGCCGGTATCTATCAACAGGCTGAAATCCGTCATCTGAATCATCGTTTAGAACAGTTTCAGGATCTTGATTATAAGAATCTGACTGATTTTCTGTGTCAGGAGATTGATCGCCGGAAAGTGGTCGAGCAGCAGCTTCGTTATCATAAACATTATGATTCCGGAACCGGGTTTTTGAACCGTTTCTCTCTGGATATGAAGCTGAGAAACCTGTTATCGGTGAATCAGGACGAGTTTGCGCTTATTTATATCGGGTTTCAAAATGCCTATGTATTGCAAAGTCAGTTCGGGTATCAGGCATGGGATGACGTTCTCCGTCAATACCGAAAGCGGCTGGCATCTCTCGATAGCCGGTTCAGAATCATGACGGCAAGGCCAAATTCGACTGATTTAATCCTGATTGTTGAGTCTGAACAGTTGATTTCTGACCTGGAAAAAATATGTCATATCCTGTCAGAGCAGAGCCAGACGGAGATGATGGTCCAGCAGGACTCTTTTCCTTTAAGAAGCTATGTGGGTGTTGCAACCGCAGCTGAAGGACAAACGGCAGTCGCATTAATTGAAGAAGCGTTCTCAGCCATGTTGTCCTGCAAAGATTCGGGCGATTCGTGGGCTTATTCTTCCGAATTATTAGCCAAATCACCATTACGGATTCATCAGCTGGAGAATTTTTTATACAACGCCGTTAAAAATGAGAATATGCGGTTATATTTTCAGCCCAAAGTGTGTCCCGACACTTATCAGTGGCAGGGGGCAGAAGCGTTGTTACGCTGGCAGCATCCGGTTCTGGGTGATATTTCAAATGAAACATTGATTCATCTGGCAGAAAAGAATGGGTTAATCTTTGAAATCGGTGCCTTTGTATTACGTGCGGCAATCAGCAAGGCCAGTCAGTGGCGGCATTATGCACCGGTATTTAAGATGGCGGTGAATATCTCAGCCAGGCAGCTCTGTGATGTCAGATTAGTTGAACAGGTCAAACAGTTCTTAGATGAGTTTCACCTTCCGGCAAGTTATCTGGAAATTGAGGTGACAGAAAGTGCGCTCATCACCGATGAAACGATGGCCCTTGAAGTACTTGAACGGTTACATGCTTTAGGGATTACCTTGTCTCTGGATGATTTCGGAACCGGATATGCTTCATTCAGCTATCTGAAAAAATATCCGTTTGATTGTATCAAAATAGACAAAAGTTTTATCCATTCAATCGAACACAACGATAAAGACCGGGAAATTGTCCGCTCGATCATCCAGATTGCCGGGAAACTGGATTTACAGGTGATTGCGGAAGGGATTGAAACACAGGCGCAGGAACAATTTGCAATACGTGAAGGTTGCTCTTCCTGCCAGGGGTTCCTTTATGGGCGGCCGATGCCTTCTCATGAGTTCGAGAAAAAGCTAATCCAACAAGAGCTGGCCGGGTGTCACAGTTCAGAATGA
- a CDS encoding DNA-J related domain-containing protein, translated as MSGSQELQATFQSHMENPLIWPILEILKHEPSGWKVHVLSARLNELGYISALDPSPERDVFKRNFLIMNALYQLQEMLYPEKWLQVEAMNIELSHVQSHVAYFIDQSDPLRSYYTQWSNYEASEGEVKRLLNEFWTRYKKHIGFDDNVSNMDRARALKLFKLPIDATDSDIRKTWRRLALRWHPDREGGDADKFRILCEAWHTLR; from the coding sequence ATGTCAGGAAGTCAGGAGCTGCAAGCGACGTTCCAGTCTCATATGGAAAATCCGCTGATTTGGCCCATTCTCGAAATCTTGAAGCATGAGCCATCAGGATGGAAAGTCCATGTCCTTTCAGCCCGGCTGAATGAGCTCGGGTATATTTCGGCCTTAGATCCATCCCCGGAAAGAGATGTATTCAAAAGGAATTTTCTGATTATGAATGCGCTCTATCAGTTGCAGGAAATGCTCTACCCGGAAAAGTGGCTTCAGGTTGAAGCAATGAATATTGAACTTTCGCATGTTCAGAGTCATGTCGCTTATTTTATCGATCAATCAGACCCGCTCCGCAGTTACTACACACAATGGTCCAACTACGAAGCCAGTGAAGGTGAAGTGAAACGGCTGTTAAATGAGTTCTGGACCCGTTACAAAAAGCATATTGGTTTCGATGATAACGTCTCGAATATGGACAGAGCCAGAGCGCTCAAATTATTCAAATTACCCATTGATGCAACGGATTCGGATATCAGAAAGACCTGGCGACGTCTGGCATTGCGCTGGCATCCGGACCGGGAAGGTGGCGATGCAGACAAATTCAGGATTCTTTGCGAGGCCTGGCATACTTTGCGGTAA
- the cutA gene encoding divalent-cation tolerance protein CutA, with the protein MPDSEFCVILVTTNTKESSNELVSMLLQSQLAACIQTIPVDSHYYWNGQICADQESLLLIKTRSALFQQIQDEIIKIHPYDTPQIVQLPVTAGLPDYLQWLNASVVPVRKK; encoded by the coding sequence ATGCCTGATAGTGAATTTTGCGTCATATTAGTCACAACAAATACCAAAGAAAGCAGTAATGAACTGGTTTCAATGCTGCTTCAGTCTCAGCTTGCCGCCTGTATACAAACTATCCCTGTTGACAGCCATTACTACTGGAACGGACAGATATGTGCAGATCAGGAATCACTCCTGCTTATCAAAACCCGCTCGGCACTCTTTCAACAAATTCAGGATGAAATCATCAAAATTCATCCTTATGACACACCGCAGATTGTCCAGCTTCCTGTAACCGCCGGGCTGCCGGATTATCTGCAATGGCTGAATGCCTCTGTCGTTCCTGTCAGGAAGAAGTAA
- a CDS encoding basic amino acid/polyamine antiporter — protein MNNNNKIGLAALTALVFSSMVGAGIFSLPQNMAEVAGVDAMIVGWLITGAGILLLAGCFLHLSRLVPELDGGIYTYAKAGFGDTAGFLSAWGYWLCATIGVVSYLVVAFAAIGSLTDTTDFILFGDGNTIPAFFGESLVLWLVHYLVLRGVKQAALINLLATLAKSLPLILFIGCAWWYFEPAKFTFDHAGHALQTPFIDQVKNTMLITLWVFTGVEGAIILSERAKNRNDIGKATCFGVVFALILYVAISLLSLGVMNRAEVAALPNPSMAGIMALMTGFGGKVLISIGLIISVLASYLSWILYSAEVPCTAAEYGAFPKRFSDKNKNGTSPAALMMTSITVQICLLMVMFTGKGYNTLVLISTSMILIPYFLVAAFLVKLSFRINTTLSVRLIGTGASLYGLWLIYAAGLDALMLSSLLYVPGLILYFYTKRTQRIPAQSS, from the coding sequence ATGAATAATAATAACAAAATAGGACTGGCTGCATTAACTGCGCTGGTCTTTAGTTCTATGGTTGGCGCCGGTATCTTCAGCCTGCCACAGAATATGGCTGAAGTTGCTGGTGTCGATGCAATGATTGTCGGTTGGCTGATTACCGGAGCCGGGATTTTACTGCTTGCAGGTTGCTTTCTGCATTTATCCCGGCTTGTTCCTGAACTGGATGGCGGCATTTATACCTATGCCAAAGCAGGCTTCGGTGATACCGCAGGTTTTTTATCCGCCTGGGGATACTGGCTGTGTGCCACCATCGGCGTCGTCAGCTATCTTGTGGTCGCTTTTGCCGCGATTGGCTCTCTGACGGATACAACGGATTTTATTTTATTTGGTGACGGTAATACAATTCCTGCATTTTTTGGCGAATCTCTGGTCTTATGGCTTGTCCACTATCTGGTTCTCCGGGGTGTCAAACAGGCGGCTCTGATCAATTTACTCGCCACACTGGCGAAAAGCCTGCCCCTGATTCTGTTCATTGGTTGTGCCTGGTGGTATTTCGAACCGGCGAAATTCACTTTTGACCATGCCGGACACGCATTGCAAACCCCGTTTATTGATCAGGTCAAAAACACGATGCTGATTACGCTCTGGGTTTTTACCGGTGTAGAAGGCGCGATTATCCTGTCTGAGCGGGCAAAAAACAGAAATGATATCGGTAAAGCTACATGTTTTGGGGTTGTATTCGCCCTGATCTTATATGTCGCAATCAGCCTGCTGTCTCTGGGCGTGATGAACCGGGCCGAAGTCGCCGCTCTGCCGAATCCTTCCATGGCAGGAATCATGGCCCTGATGACAGGATTTGGCGGGAAAGTCCTTATCAGTATCGGGCTGATTATCTCTGTACTGGCTTCCTATCTGAGCTGGATCCTTTACTCTGCTGAAGTGCCCTGCACCGCCGCTGAGTACGGTGCATTTCCAAAACGTTTCAGTGATAAAAATAAGAATGGCACTTCACCAGCTGCATTAATGATGACCAGTATCACCGTACAAATCTGCTTGCTGATGGTGATGTTCACCGGCAAGGGGTATAACACCCTGGTACTGATTTCAACCTCAATGATATTGATTCCGTACTTTTTAGTGGCCGCATTTCTGGTTAAATTGTCTTTCCGGATCAACACCACTCTTTCCGTGAGATTGATTGGTACCGGAGCCAGTCTCTATGGTCTATGGTTAATTTATGCTGCCGGGCTGGATGCATTGATGTTATCAAGCCTGCTTTATGTTCCGGGCCTGATTCTGTATTTTTATACCAAAAGGACCCAGCGGATACCGGCACAATCATCTTAA